The Chamaesiphon minutus PCC 6605 DNA window GTGCTAGTGCATCATCGCCAGGAATAGCCCGCACAGATCCATCCCGCACCTCATCTCGGCGTTTTTTTGCTTCTGAACTCCAAGCGGATTGAATATCGGTGTCGATGTCAAACTCTAGGCTCTCAATTAGCTTGTCTGCGAGGATTGCTCTGGATGCACTAGGCAAGGATAAGATTTCTGCTGTCAATCGATCGAGTGATATCATACTTATTTTTCCAGGTGTTAACCATACCTCCATTTTAGCAAAAGCGTCAACAGAAGGATCGATCGATCGAACACCCTCATTTTAGCTTGGGGAGTCATCAACTCGGTTTTTCTAGGAAAATAACGAAATCGCGAAGATCGATCGAACATTTATCATTATTTCCCATAAAAATGAAACGTCGATCTAAAGTATTAGTCAAACATCAGCACATCACCCACTTTATCGCCTTACGAGCTTAACTTCATCCTCCGACCAAAGAGGGAAAGACCAAAAACCATTGTACCCTTCTTCTATCCATATTGGCGATGGTGATTGTGCCGCTAATTCTGGGGTATAAGACGGACAATATTTGGCTGTGCCGAAATCTTCGCTTGTAATAAAGTTATCTTCACGAAACCATTTACCATTCGATCTGATTAGTGAGAAAATAAAATTGCCACTAGCCTCATATATTTCCCAACCTGTAATACCATTGTCCCACCCGTCATCAACATAACCTTCAATATACACAGCAAAAGTCTCAAGATTAGCAACATGAAACTTTACGACATGAATCTCCGTTAAACAGTATCTGGAATACCAAATATGACGATTAAAAGACTCAATTACCGATACTGGTACTTTGCTTGAATCTAGCCTTTTAATCTTAATTGCATCTGGAAGCCACTTAACTTTTGGAAACCCTTCCCGATGATATCGATCGATATCATCGGAGATATTTGTAGATGGGAATTGTGTTTCAAATTCTAAATTACTGTACTCATCGGCGAGAGTAACATAACCAATACTAATACTAGAAAGAAACCGCCGAATACGCCCACCACTGCTTTCTTCCATTTGCCGTCCATAAAATTTTTTGATGGACGATAGATCTTGCTTCGTCAGCATTATTTACAAGTTTATTGATTTAATTTGAACATTTATAGATAGGGTACGACTTCGCCCGTACCAGCCAGTGGTATATTCATTGTGCATTTAGACTAAATGGTAACTTAAAATAGAACAACCTAGATACAGAAGCTAAATCCAGATGTTAGAAGCATATCGCCAACATACAGCCGATCGAGCCGCATTGGGAATTCCCCCATTACCGCTCGATGCCGAACAAACCAGTGCCCTCTGCGAACTGTTACAACATCCACCAGCAGGTGAAGAGGCTAACTTAATAGCATTATTGCGAGACAGGGTTCCACCTGGAGTAGATCCGGCTGCTTATGTCAAAGCTGGCTTCCTGACTAGCATTACTACGGGTAAAGTTAATTGTCCCCTGATTAACAAGATCGAATCGATCGAGTTATTAGGTACGATGTTAGGTGGTTATAATGTTCGATCGCTCATTGACCTTCTCGAATCCGATCGTACCGAACTTGCTACAGCCGCAGTCAAAGCACTGAGTAAAATCGTCCTAGTTTACGACGCATTTAACGACGTGTGGGAACTCTCCCAAA harbors:
- a CDS encoding addiction module protein — encoded protein: MISLDRLTAEILSLPSASRAILADKLIESLEFDIDTDIQSAWSSEAKKRRDEVRDGSVRAIPGDDALAQVRNSIDL